A stretch of Paludisphaera borealis DNA encodes these proteins:
- a CDS encoding SGNH/GDSL hydrolase family protein — MARFFSMRRPARADQRVLGGVERSRRLQRRFKLGIVVATLIVVAGILAAVPRGRHLVASVADRARQSARWAVGLPVPREEVDARHERDRRQAVDDAARKFRDAFPTMDEPIQRLFRYAGSDPDAGLLRWGNFDQTLLLPSTVFEPDDAGRSYCLKPNTRSIWVRNVSPKGSPLTFLIVPDRPELAEVLQGTGGIIVTTSVQTTNSWGLRGPEPDPSAPLRGIVLGDSYMQGMFIDDDHTPPECLRRYLENHEKTGVSILNTGCLGYSPEQYYYSLLKFADRFKPQFVVMSVFANDFGGILEVARGKGDWDEGRYWLGEIQQVCRSRGLLLLVVPAPLDSQMNSARFAGYYPGLISNILNGSSEAYLDPTEEFINRNIAMILEGDRAGNRPTGSPLYNNAIGDGHFSPAGAEVWAEAVGRRLVLLLDKARGARRPSP, encoded by the coding sequence ATGGCGCGTTTCTTTTCGATGCGGCGGCCCGCCCGGGCCGACCAGCGGGTTCTCGGGGGCGTCGAACGCTCACGGCGGCTTCAGCGACGGTTCAAGCTCGGCATCGTGGTGGCGACGTTGATCGTGGTCGCCGGAATTCTGGCAGCGGTTCCCCGGGGCCGTCACCTGGTCGCCTCGGTCGCCGATCGGGCGCGCCAGTCGGCGCGATGGGCCGTCGGGCTGCCGGTGCCGCGCGAGGAAGTCGACGCCCGCCATGAACGCGATCGGCGTCAGGCGGTCGACGACGCCGCGCGGAAGTTCCGCGACGCCTTCCCCACGATGGATGAGCCGATCCAGCGGCTGTTTCGATACGCGGGGAGCGACCCGGACGCCGGCCTGCTCCGCTGGGGCAACTTCGACCAGACGTTGCTGCTTCCCTCGACCGTCTTCGAGCCCGACGACGCCGGCCGCTCCTACTGCCTGAAGCCGAATACGCGGTCGATCTGGGTGCGGAACGTCTCCCCCAAGGGATCGCCCCTGACGTTCCTGATCGTCCCCGACCGCCCCGAGCTTGCCGAGGTGCTTCAGGGGACCGGCGGGATCATCGTGACGACGTCCGTCCAGACCACGAACTCGTGGGGCCTGCGCGGGCCCGAGCCCGATCCGTCGGCCCCGCTGCGGGGGATCGTCCTGGGCGACTCGTACATGCAGGGGATGTTCATCGACGACGACCACACCCCGCCCGAATGCCTCCGGCGCTACCTGGAAAACCACGAAAAGACCGGCGTTTCGATCTTGAACACCGGCTGTCTCGGCTACTCGCCCGAGCAGTATTACTATTCGCTCCTCAAGTTCGCCGACCGCTTCAAGCCCCAGTTCGTCGTGATGAGCGTCTTCGCCAACGACTTCGGCGGCATCCTGGAGGTGGCCCGGGGCAAGGGGGACTGGGATGAGGGGCGGTACTGGCTGGGTGAAATCCAACAAGTCTGTCGCAGTCGGGGTTTGCTCCTCCTCGTGGTCCCCGCCCCACTCGACAGCCAGATGAACTCCGCGCGGTTCGCCGGCTACTATCCCGGGCTGATCTCGAACATCCTTAACGGCAGCAGTGAGGCGTATCTTGATCCGACCGAAGAGTTCATCAATCGAAATATCGCGATGATCCTTGAAGGCGATCGCGCGGGGAATCGGCCGACGGGCAGTCCGCTTTACAACAACGCAATCGGCGACGGCCACTTCTCGCCGGCCGGCGCCGAGGTCTGGGCCGAAGCCGTCGGCCGCCGCCTCGTCCTCCTGCTCGACAAGGCCCGCGGCGCCCGGCGGCCGAGCCCCTGA
- a CDS encoding sialate O-acetylesterase: protein MRYTGFVALAAAVLMMNATPAFAQGGQRLAGSATQLKQPVANQVFQRDVNGVASIPIELDDSLKGGKIASVSIGNRQYELVDGKIVGVPTGGPYSIAIMYDKDNEHQALMFNPGIFVGDLWVLAGQSNMEGVGDLIDVTPPHEKVLALGMDGKWVQAQEPLHWLVDSPDPVHSGDPKDRAERSVQQHKTRTKGAGLGLPFAVSMVERTGVPVGLVITAHGGTSMQGWDPAKKGEGGNSLYGSMLRSVNLAGGKVKGVLWYQGESDSSPEGSKIYERVFADFIASVRSDLGQPDLPFYFVQIGRFVIGGDPKGWNTVQDAERRLPDSIANTAVVSVIDLELDDAIHVGTQGQKRVGQRLAKIAQRELFGQVGATTPTLDRVMRGANNTLVVKFRGVNMSAPQPASAMARAGMGGRGGMGPAAGMGGMGGGQMGGMAGVGGGQPGGFPNQVSIGETSNLGLRPERHIAGFSIRKEDGSAIPLIFDASVGKARDAVVLKLSGPVPPGSFLWYGHGYDPYCNLTDGADMAVPVFGPIALDEVVEPKLVVAAAAPAPAPAAKPEAKKENAPVKLLIITGDEYHGWKATTESLKSILSEGGKIAVDVTTTPSKDLTDANLAKYDVLLLNYKDTDKGAPETRWSEANKEAFLKAVREGKGLVAYHFASAAFTKPNWEEFEKAVGGWRTQGFHGPAHAFTVKKTDAKHPISEGLAVKFDHAIDELYQNSKLPAGAEVLATAYSDPAKPKGTGKDEAVIWVNSYGKGRVYSNVLGHDVGALADPNVHPWLRRGVIWAATGKVD, encoded by the coding sequence ATGAGATACACCGGCTTCGTCGCACTTGCGGCGGCCGTCCTGATGATGAACGCGACGCCTGCGTTCGCCCAGGGTGGGCAACGCCTTGCCGGTTCGGCGACCCAGCTCAAGCAGCCCGTGGCCAACCAAGTCTTCCAGCGCGACGTCAACGGCGTCGCGTCGATTCCGATCGAGCTTGACGACTCCTTGAAAGGCGGCAAGATCGCGAGCGTATCGATCGGAAATCGCCAGTATGAACTGGTCGACGGCAAGATCGTCGGGGTTCCCACCGGCGGGCCTTATTCGATCGCGATCATGTACGACAAGGACAATGAACATCAAGCCCTCATGTTCAACCCTGGCATCTTCGTCGGCGACCTCTGGGTTCTGGCCGGGCAGTCGAACATGGAAGGCGTCGGCGACCTGATCGACGTCACGCCGCCGCACGAGAAGGTTTTGGCCCTCGGGATGGACGGCAAGTGGGTTCAGGCTCAGGAACCGCTGCATTGGCTGGTCGATTCTCCTGATCCGGTCCATTCGGGAGATCCCAAGGACCGGGCCGAGCGGTCGGTCCAGCAGCACAAGACGCGGACCAAGGGTGCCGGTTTGGGTCTGCCGTTCGCGGTGTCGATGGTCGAGCGCACCGGCGTCCCGGTCGGCCTGGTGATCACCGCCCACGGCGGAACGAGCATGCAGGGATGGGACCCCGCCAAGAAGGGCGAGGGGGGGAACAGCCTTTACGGATCGATGCTTCGTTCGGTCAACCTGGCCGGCGGCAAGGTCAAGGGCGTGCTCTGGTATCAGGGCGAGAGCGACTCGTCGCCGGAAGGGTCGAAGATCTACGAGCGCGTGTTCGCCGACTTCATCGCGTCGGTCCGGTCCGATCTCGGTCAGCCGGACCTGCCGTTCTACTTCGTGCAGATCGGCCGGTTCGTCATCGGCGGCGATCCCAAGGGCTGGAACACCGTCCAGGACGCCGAGCGCCGGTTGCCTGACAGCATCGCCAACACAGCCGTCGTCTCGGTGATCGACCTCGAACTTGACGACGCAATTCACGTCGGCACGCAGGGGCAAAAGCGCGTCGGACAGCGATTGGCGAAGATCGCCCAGCGCGAGCTGTTCGGGCAGGTGGGTGCCACGACGCCGACCCTCGACCGCGTCATGCGGGGAGCGAACAACACCCTGGTCGTGAAGTTCCGAGGGGTCAACATGAGCGCGCCTCAGCCCGCCTCCGCCATGGCTCGCGCCGGGATGGGTGGACGAGGGGGAATGGGGCCCGCCGCAGGCATGGGCGGAATGGGCGGCGGGCAAATGGGTGGAATGGCTGGCGTGGGCGGTGGGCAACCGGGAGGCTTTCCGAACCAGGTCAGCATCGGCGAGACCTCGAATCTGGGACTGCGGCCCGAGCGGCACATCGCGGGCTTCTCGATCCGCAAGGAGGACGGCTCGGCGATCCCCTTGATCTTCGATGCGAGCGTCGGCAAGGCGCGCGACGCGGTGGTCCTGAAGCTCTCCGGGCCGGTCCCGCCGGGCTCGTTCCTCTGGTACGGCCACGGCTACGACCCCTACTGCAACCTGACCGACGGCGCCGACATGGCTGTCCCCGTCTTCGGACCGATCGCGCTCGATGAGGTCGTCGAGCCCAAGCTGGTCGTCGCAGCCGCGGCCCCGGCCCCGGCCCCGGCCGCGAAGCCGGAAGCCAAGAAGGAGAACGCGCCGGTCAAGCTGCTGATCATCACGGGCGACGAGTATCACGGCTGGAAGGCGACGACCGAGTCGCTCAAGTCGATCCTGTCCGAAGGGGGCAAGATCGCCGTCGACGTGACGACCACGCCTTCGAAAGACCTGACCGACGCCAACCTCGCGAAGTACGACGTTCTTCTGCTCAACTACAAGGACACCGACAAGGGCGCTCCCGAGACCCGATGGTCCGAAGCCAACAAGGAAGCGTTCCTCAAGGCCGTGCGCGAAGGCAAGGGGCTGGTGGCCTACCACTTCGCCTCGGCCGCCTTCACCAAGCCGAACTGGGAAGAGTTCGAGAAGGCCGTCGGCGGCTGGCGCACCCAGGGCTTCCACGGCCCCGCGCACGCGTTCACCGTCAAGAAGACCGACGCCAAGCACCCGATTTCCGAGGGCCTGGCGGTCAAGTTCGACCACGCGATCGACGAGCTGTATCAGAACTCGAAGCTGCCCGCCGGCGCCGAGGTCCTGGCCACCGCCTATTCCGATCCCGCCAAGCCCAAGGGGACGGGCAAGGACGAGGCGGTCATCTGGGTCAACTCTTACGGCAAGGGCCGCGTCTACAGCAACGTCCTCGGCCACGACGTCGGGGCGCTCGCTGACCCCAACGTGCACCCGTGGCTCCGTCGGGGCGTGATCTGGGCGGCGACGGGCAAGGTCGACTGA
- a CDS encoding ADP-ribosylglycohydrolase family protein, protein MKRYFRIGATALLTLGFVAPLFAEEAKTRRLSRAEYLDKMKAGWIGQMAGVGVGAPTEFRYQETTVPEDKVPKWTPETVNQFDQDDIYVEMTFLRTLEQHGLDVSSRQAGIDFANSQYPLWHANKAGRDKLRAGVAPPDSGHPAFNDHADDIDYQIEADYSGLIAPGLPNSVIRLGEVFGRLMNYGDGLYGGQFVGAMYAEAFFTNDVEKIIRAGLAAIPEKSQYHECISDVLAWHREHPNDWLAAWNKIEAKYQKNRDYRRFSCSKNEKEPYKFNIDAKLNGAYIVMGLLYGEGDPEKTIVISTRCGQDSDCNPSSAAGVLFTTIGYAKLPEKYKSGLDTQTKFNSTPYSFPQLVAVCDSLAEQVVRQAGGRLDKSAEGAETFVLPVHSPRPSALETCWEPGPKADSRFTPEEQKQIEAKK, encoded by the coding sequence ATGAAGCGCTATTTCCGAATCGGGGCGACGGCCCTCCTGACGCTCGGCTTCGTCGCGCCGCTCTTCGCCGAGGAGGCGAAGACGCGGCGGCTGTCGCGCGCCGAGTATCTCGACAAGATGAAGGCCGGCTGGATCGGCCAGATGGCCGGGGTCGGCGTCGGCGCCCCGACCGAGTTCCGGTATCAGGAGACGACCGTCCCCGAGGACAAGGTCCCCAAGTGGACGCCCGAGACGGTCAACCAGTTCGACCAGGACGACATCTACGTCGAGATGACGTTCCTGCGGACGCTCGAACAGCACGGTCTGGACGTCTCCAGCCGCCAGGCGGGGATCGACTTCGCCAATAGCCAGTATCCACTCTGGCACGCCAACAAGGCCGGCCGCGACAAGCTCCGCGCGGGGGTCGCGCCGCCGGACAGCGGGCACCCCGCGTTCAACGACCACGCCGACGACATCGACTACCAGATCGAGGCCGACTACTCCGGCCTGATCGCTCCGGGACTGCCGAACAGCGTGATCCGGCTGGGCGAGGTCTTCGGCCGGCTGATGAACTACGGCGACGGCCTCTACGGCGGCCAGTTCGTCGGCGCCATGTACGCCGAGGCGTTCTTCACGAACGACGTCGAGAAGATCATCCGCGCCGGGCTCGCCGCCATCCCCGAGAAGAGCCAGTATCACGAGTGCATCAGCGACGTCCTGGCCTGGCATCGCGAGCATCCCAACGACTGGCTGGCGGCGTGGAACAAGATCGAGGCCAAGTACCAGAAGAACCGCGACTACCGCCGGTTCTCGTGCAGCAAGAACGAGAAAGAGCCGTACAAGTTCAACATCGACGCCAAGCTCAACGGCGCGTACATCGTGATGGGCCTGCTCTACGGCGAAGGCGACCCGGAGAAGACCATCGTCATCTCGACCCGCTGCGGCCAGGATTCGGACTGCAACCCGTCGAGCGCGGCTGGCGTGCTGTTCACGACGATCGGCTATGCCAAGCTGCCCGAGAAGTACAAGAGCGGGCTCGATACCCAGACAAAGTTCAACTCGACGCCGTACTCGTTCCCGCAACTGGTCGCCGTCTGCGACAGCCTCGCCGAGCAGGTGGTCCGCCAGGCGGGCGGCCGGCTCGACAAGTCCGCCGAGGGGGCCGAAACCTTCGTTCTCCCCGTCCACTCGCCGCGCCCGAGCGCCCTGGAGACCTGCTGGGAACCCGGCCCCAAGGCTGACAGCCGGTTCACGCCCGAGGAGCAGAAGCAGATCGAGGCCAAGAAATGA
- a CDS encoding SGNH/GDSL hydrolase family protein has product MPSPDVESRSEPKPETPTARVDASPALLTRRRRRRWLFRLVTLSFLLVGQEALFRFLFPLPEVNGFNRIHYQQMAQVHPQLGKAMKRGLVYDRLLLESRPDGFSKVHNLNLYGFRGPDFAIEPSAGRRRILVIGDSVTEGQGADDGTTITAEWSRILQREGTAAEVVNLGVIAASLPHLSILTRDAVSLLHPTDVVVVLYANDLPAPAYLPVFDTPGKPFVGDSRLWWRPRLAVLTSRAIFEEPIYRRWLHLPVQFFAPVPDSTNPWTDRKGRPDNLSPALYDDMVAGRLNPWLYNQSADMPVALAHDFGQGGSPFRYLQRMAEVCQKNQARLILAYVPFCGVVNSRYVPSLVELGMDRTIAEALATDPKYRSQNRFLADLCRDMSLPLADATADLEKAEAAGSVLFWRYDTHPNADGYATIARRIHATWRDATGGRSKGKN; this is encoded by the coding sequence ATGCCGTCGCCGGACGTCGAGAGCCGAAGCGAACCGAAGCCGGAGACGCCTACCGCGAGAGTCGATGCGTCCCCGGCGCTTCTCACACGGCGGAGGCGTCGGCGGTGGCTCTTTCGACTTGTCACCCTGTCCTTCCTGCTCGTCGGCCAGGAGGCGCTGTTTCGGTTCCTGTTCCCGCTGCCGGAGGTGAACGGGTTCAACCGGATTCATTACCAGCAGATGGCGCAGGTGCATCCGCAGCTTGGCAAGGCCATGAAGCGGGGACTGGTGTACGATCGGCTGCTGCTGGAGAGTCGGCCGGACGGGTTCTCGAAGGTCCATAATCTGAACCTCTACGGGTTTCGAGGTCCGGATTTCGCGATCGAGCCAAGCGCGGGGCGGCGGCGGATTCTGGTGATCGGCGACAGCGTGACCGAAGGCCAGGGGGCCGACGACGGGACGACGATCACCGCTGAGTGGTCGCGGATCTTACAGCGCGAGGGGACGGCCGCCGAGGTCGTCAACCTCGGCGTGATCGCCGCGAGCCTGCCGCATCTGTCGATCTTGACGCGCGATGCGGTCTCGCTGCTGCATCCGACCGACGTCGTGGTCGTGCTCTACGCCAACGACCTGCCGGCGCCGGCCTATTTGCCCGTCTTCGACACGCCGGGGAAGCCGTTCGTCGGCGATTCCCGCCTCTGGTGGCGGCCGAGACTCGCCGTCCTCACCAGCCGGGCGATCTTCGAGGAGCCGATCTACCGCCGGTGGCTGCACCTGCCGGTCCAGTTCTTCGCCCCCGTGCCCGATTCCACCAACCCCTGGACCGACCGCAAGGGACGCCCCGACAACCTGTCCCCCGCGCTCTACGACGACATGGTCGCGGGACGGCTCAACCCATGGCTGTACAACCAGTCGGCCGACATGCCCGTCGCGCTCGCACACGATTTCGGCCAGGGGGGCTCGCCGTTCCGGTACCTCCAGCGCATGGCCGAAGTCTGCCAGAAGAACCAGGCGCGGCTGATCCTCGCCTACGTGCCGTTCTGCGGCGTCGTCAACAGCCGTTACGTCCCGTCGCTCGTCGAGCTGGGCATGGACCGGACGATCGCCGAGGCGCTCGCGACCGACCCGAAGTATCGCAGTCAGAACCGGTTCCTGGCCGATCTTTGCCGCGACATGAGCCTTCCGCTGGCCGACGCCACGGCGGACCTCGAAAAAGCCGAGGCCGCCGGGTCGGTTCTGTTCTGGCGATACGACACCCATCCGAACGCCGACGGCTACGCGACGATCGCCCGGCGCATCCACGCGACCTGGCGGGATGCGACCGGGGGTAGGTCGAAAGGTAAGAACTAG
- a CDS encoding phosphoribosylaminoimidazolesuccinocarboxamide synthase, with amino-acid sequence MALSETNLKGIPRRQGKVRDVYDLGDRLLLVATDRISAFDWVLPTPIPDKGRVLTSLSGFWFDRLGVPNHLISSDVADLPIELSDEVREELRGRSMLVRKARVAPFECVVRGYLSGSGWKEYKASGTVCGIRLPKGLVESDRIDPIFTPATKAETGHDENVPFEVMADALGTEIAATLRRLSLEVYEKAAIEARSKGLILADTKFEWGFDDRTGELLLIDEALTPDSSRYWAIDAYKPGGPQPSFDKQFVRDWLEATSWDKASPPPPLPADIVARTRSKYIEAYELLTGQVFPWR; translated from the coding sequence GTGGCGCTTTCGGAAACGAATTTGAAGGGCATTCCCAGACGGCAGGGGAAGGTCCGCGACGTTTATGATCTGGGTGATCGGCTGCTCCTGGTCGCCACCGATCGCATCAGCGCGTTCGACTGGGTTCTCCCGACGCCGATCCCCGACAAGGGACGCGTGCTGACGAGCCTGAGCGGCTTCTGGTTCGACCGGCTCGGCGTGCCGAACCACCTGATTTCGAGCGACGTCGCCGACCTGCCGATCGAGCTTTCCGACGAGGTCCGCGAGGAGCTGCGCGGGAGGTCGATGCTCGTCCGCAAGGCGCGGGTCGCGCCGTTCGAGTGCGTCGTCCGGGGGTATCTGTCGGGGAGCGGCTGGAAGGAATACAAGGCGTCGGGGACGGTCTGCGGGATCAGGTTGCCCAAGGGTCTGGTCGAGAGCGACCGCATCGATCCGATCTTCACGCCGGCGACCAAGGCCGAGACCGGTCACGACGAGAACGTGCCGTTCGAGGTCATGGCCGATGCGCTCGGGACCGAGATCGCCGCGACCCTGCGCAGGCTGAGCCTCGAAGTCTACGAGAAAGCCGCGATCGAGGCCCGGTCGAAGGGCCTGATCCTCGCCGACACCAAGTTCGAGTGGGGGTTCGACGACCGCACGGGCGAGCTGCTGCTGATCGACGAGGCGCTCACGCCCGACAGCTCGCGGTACTGGGCGATCGACGCGTACAAGCCGGGCGGCCCACAGCCGTCGTTCGACAAGCAGTTCGTTCGCGACTGGCTCGAAGCGACGAGCTGGGACAAGGCCAGCCCGCCCCCGCCGCTGCCGGCCGACATCGTCGCCCGGACCCGCTCGAAGTATATTGAAGCGTACGAGCTGCTCACCGGCCAGGTCTTCCCCTGGCGCTGA
- the aroC gene encoding chorismate synthase: MLRYLTAGESHGPALTAIVEGFPSGVAIDKTFIDRELERRQGGYGRGKRQKLETDRVIIDSGTFHGVSTGAPITLRLINNDAKLERLAEPASPRGGHIDLAGSINYQTGIRQVLERASARETALRVAVGALARLLLRAVGIEVFGYVSELGGIAAPPLSRDLSVRDASPVYTLNPEADVAIVAAIDAAQKAGDTLGGVVEAVVTGCPMGLGSHVQYDRKLDARLAAAVMSIQAIKAVEIGLGVEAARRPGSKVMDPIQFDPDHAEDDRRFGFRRPTNNAGGIEGGTSNGEPIVVRAFKKPISTLAARGPSVNMATKSPTPASYERSDVCAVPAASVIVENVVAFEIASALVEKYVGTSLEAVQAALAAIHTLNRQHLASWGEEQASG; encoded by the coding sequence ATGCTCCGCTACCTGACCGCCGGTGAGTCGCACGGACCGGCCCTCACGGCCATCGTCGAAGGCTTCCCCTCGGGCGTCGCGATCGACAAGACGTTCATCGACCGCGAACTGGAACGGCGCCAGGGGGGCTACGGACGAGGCAAGCGGCAGAAGCTTGAGACCGACCGGGTCATCATCGATTCCGGCACCTTCCACGGCGTTAGCACCGGCGCCCCGATCACCCTCCGCCTGATCAACAACGACGCCAAGCTCGAACGTCTGGCCGAGCCCGCGTCGCCTCGCGGCGGTCACATCGACCTCGCCGGGTCGATCAACTACCAGACCGGCATCCGCCAGGTTCTGGAGCGAGCGAGCGCCCGCGAGACGGCCCTCCGCGTGGCGGTCGGCGCCTTGGCCCGGCTCTTGCTCCGCGCGGTGGGGATCGAGGTGTTCGGCTACGTTTCCGAGTTGGGCGGAATCGCCGCTCCGCCGTTGAGCCGTGACCTCTCCGTCCGCGACGCCAGCCCGGTCTACACGCTGAATCCCGAGGCCGATGTCGCCATCGTCGCGGCCATCGACGCCGCCCAGAAGGCCGGCGACACCCTCGGCGGGGTGGTCGAGGCGGTTGTCACCGGCTGCCCGATGGGCCTGGGGAGCCACGTCCAGTACGACCGCAAGCTTGACGCCCGCCTGGCCGCCGCCGTCATGAGCATCCAGGCGATCAAGGCCGTCGAGATCGGCTTGGGAGTCGAAGCCGCCCGCCGGCCCGGGTCGAAAGTCATGGACCCGATCCAGTTCGATCCCGATCACGCCGAGGACGACCGCCGCTTCGGGTTCCGCCGGCCGACGAACAACGCGGGGGGCATCGAAGGAGGCACGTCCAACGGCGAGCCGATCGTCGTCCGGGCGTTCAAGAAGCCGATCAGCACCCTCGCCGCGCGGGGGCCGTCGGTCAACATGGCGACCAAGAGCCCGACGCCCGCCTCGTACGAGCGGTCCGACGTCTGCGCCGTGCCCGCCGCTAGCGTGATCGTCGAGAACGTGGTTGCCTTCGAGATTGCCTCCGCCCTCGTCGAGAAGTACGTTGGCACCAGCCTCGAAGCCGTCCAGGCCGCTTTGGCCGCGATCCACACGCTCAACCGCCAGCACCTGGCGTCGTGGGGCGAGGAACAGGCGTCGGGCTGA
- a CDS encoding STAS domain-containing protein, producing the protein MSTFTTRDDADALLVTFTDPSGLNDFRNTPLRDALFDLVQSRSEPRVALDMNKIDYLSSSGVAILVGLKRRIETRNGKIVLFRLQSIVRDLLQVMKLDRYFVIVDDEEQAVASLRSVSSV; encoded by the coding sequence ATGAGCACTTTCACAACCCGGGATGACGCGGACGCCCTGCTCGTCACGTTCACCGACCCTTCCGGGCTCAACGATTTCCGCAACACGCCCCTCCGCGACGCCCTCTTCGACCTCGTTCAGTCGCGTTCGGAACCACGCGTCGCCCTCGACATGAACAAGATCGACTACCTGTCCAGCTCGGGCGTGGCGATCCTGGTCGGCCTCAAACGACGGATCGAGACCCGCAACGGCAAGATCGTCCTCTTCCGCCTCCAGTCGATCGTCCGCGACCTCCTCCAGGTCATGAAGCTCGACCGCTACTTCGTCATCGTCGACGATGAAGAACAAGCCGTCGCATCGCTTCGCTCCGTCTCTTCGGTCTAA
- a CDS encoding DUF2760 domain-containing protein, whose amino-acid sequence MNRFVLALKTFWRTLTDADFAARVEPLFSRQPTGPDLRILAVLQRDGRLVDFLEEDIDAYTDAQIGAAVRDIHRGCRKTLHDYLTIEPILTGPEESQVHIPADFDPAAVRLIGNVNGVAPFNGVLKHHGWRVRSVHLPVLPVARDDSSVLSPAEVEIP is encoded by the coding sequence TTGAATCGGTTTGTGCTGGCCTTGAAGACGTTCTGGCGGACCCTGACCGATGCCGACTTCGCGGCCCGCGTCGAGCCGCTCTTCTCCCGTCAGCCGACGGGTCCGGACCTGCGGATCTTGGCGGTCTTGCAGCGCGACGGTCGGCTGGTCGACTTCCTCGAAGAAGACATCGACGCCTACACCGACGCCCAGATCGGCGCCGCAGTCCGCGACATCCACCGGGGGTGCCGCAAGACCCTGCACGACTACCTGACCATCGAGCCGATCCTGACCGGCCCCGAGGAGAGCCAGGTGCACATCCCCGCCGATTTCGACCCGGCCGCCGTCCGCCTGATCGGCAACGTCAACGGCGTCGCGCCGTTCAACGGCGTGCTCAAGCATCACGGCTGGCGGGTGCGGTCGGTCCATCTGCCGGTCCTGCCGGTCGCCCGCGACGACTCGTCGGTGCTGTCCCCCGCCGAAGTCGAGATCCCCTGA